The DNA region ATACCCCCCAGGAAGTCCTCTAATTTTTTATGATCAAAGGGTTTATCACTACGAAAAACGAAGGATTGGATGCGATCTGTATGGCCTGCATGATCGTGGTGATCGTGGCTGTGGTCGTGATGGTCATGACTGTGATCATGACCACAAGTAGCGTGATCATGATCATCTTGCCCTAGGAAATGAGGATCAATATCGAGCTTCGCGTTCAAGTTAAAACCCTTGAGATCCAAGACGGCATCCAAAGGAACGACTCCTTTAGAAATCCCCTGAATTGGGGCACGGGGATTCATGTGCATTAAGCGATTGCGCAAGGCATCCACCTCGGCAGGCGTTACTAAATCCGTCTTAGTGATGAAGATTTGATCTGCAAAGCCCACTTGGCGCTGCGCCTCTTCATGTTCAGTTAGTTGTTGTGGGCCATGCTTGGCATCTACCAAAGTGACTACGGCATCCAGAACATAGTGGTCGGCTACGTCATCGTCCATAAAGAAGGTTTGAGCTACAGGGCCTGGATTAGCCACTCCAGTAGTTTCAATAACCACGCGCTCAAAGCTAATTTTCTTATCCCGGCGTTGCTCCCAAAGCTCATTTAAGGCTTCAACCA from Polynucleobacter sp. AP-Elch-400A-B2 includes:
- a CDS encoding GTP-binding protein, which produces MALIPVTILTGFLGSGKTTLLKHILTEQHGKKIAVIENEFGEENIDNDILVQDNQENIVQMSNGCICCTIRGDLVEALNELWEQRRDKKISFERVVIETTGVANPGPVAQTFFMDDDVADHYVLDAVVTLVDAKHGPQQLTEHEEAQRQVGFADQIFITKTDLVTPAEVDALRNRLMHMNPRAPIQGISKGVVPLDAVLDLKGFNLNAKLDIDPHFLGQDDHDHATCGHDHSHDHHDHSHDHHDHAGHTDRIQSFVFRSDKPFDHKKLEDFLGGILEVFGEKMLRYKGVLYVKGSNRKVVFQGVHQMMGSDMAGLWGTETKQTRMVFIGIDLPKDTLLAGLEGCLV